One region of Rhodohalobacter mucosus genomic DNA includes:
- a CDS encoding pyridoxine 5'-phosphate synthase, whose translation MRLLVNIDHIATLRNARGEGYPDPIEGARVCEDAGAAGIVFHLRGDRRHIRDEDVHRLKKSVKGVLDFEMAASEEMIRICREVKPDLCTLVPEGREELTTEGGLNMRHVYDDFKNRAFPAFRDTGIEISLFLDPNQEDIELAAELGADAVELHTGTFANAPDAASGKSELRRLHDAAKLIHKHGMMVNAGHGLNLANLPELIENVPHLHDISIGHALVSKALFWGLDRTVKEYVGLMKGGI comes from the coding sequence ATGAGATTACTTGTAAATATCGATCATATTGCAACCCTGCGCAATGCACGCGGCGAGGGTTATCCGGACCCCATTGAAGGTGCGCGGGTTTGTGAAGATGCAGGGGCAGCCGGTATTGTTTTCCACCTGCGCGGCGATCGCCGGCATATTCGCGATGAGGATGTACATAGGCTGAAAAAGTCTGTCAAGGGTGTCCTCGATTTTGAGATGGCCGCTTCAGAAGAGATGATCCGGATTTGCAGGGAAGTGAAACCCGATCTGTGTACGCTTGTGCCCGAAGGCAGAGAAGAGCTGACAACGGAGGGCGGGTTAAACATGAGGCATGTATACGACGATTTTAAGAACAGGGCGTTTCCGGCATTCCGGGATACCGGTATTGAAATCAGCCTCTTTCTGGACCCGAACCAGGAGGATATTGAACTGGCCGCCGAACTGGGCGCCGATGCGGTGGAGCTTCATACAGGAACATTCGCAAACGCGCCGGATGCTGCTTCCGGAAAAAGCGAACTCAGGCGTCTGCATGACGCAGCGAAATTGATTCACAAACACGGGATGATGGTCAACGCAGGCCATGGACTGAACCTGGCCAATCTGCCTGAACTCATTGAAAACGTCCCCCACCTGCACGACATCAGCATTGGTCACGCGCTGGTCTCAAAAGCCCTGTTTTGGGGTTTGGACCGGACTGTGAAAGAGTATGTGGGATTGATGAAGGGCGGTATTTGA
- a CDS encoding response regulator, whose translation MAQSLKTKIVIVDDHPIMRKGLASTLETEPGYDVVRQYEKAEEVLSELDEVKPELIVVDVSLPGMNGIELVKNVIFRNPDQKMLMVSRHEESLYAERALRAGAKGYVMKFEPSDVLMKAVRKVLNGGIYVSEEISEKLLLNAMSGRKPVLESPVDILSDRELEVFELIGRGRSSNEIADQLHLAVKTIETYRSRIKEKMSYKNSTELVFNAVKWVESGEQV comes from the coding sequence ATGGCACAGTCATTAAAAACAAAGATCGTTATCGTGGATGATCACCCGATCATGAGAAAAGGATTGGCCAGTACCCTGGAGACAGAACCCGGTTATGATGTGGTGAGGCAGTATGAGAAGGCGGAGGAAGTTCTAAGCGAACTCGATGAAGTGAAGCCCGAATTGATTGTGGTGGACGTATCCCTGCCGGGGATGAATGGGATCGAACTTGTAAAGAATGTGATTTTCCGTAACCCCGACCAGAAAATGCTGATGGTATCGCGCCATGAAGAGTCGCTATACGCAGAACGTGCACTCCGTGCAGGTGCCAAAGGCTATGTAATGAAATTCGAACCGAGCGATGTACTAATGAAAGCCGTTCGTAAGGTGCTGAACGGAGGAATTTACGTAAGCGAGGAGATCAGCGAAAAGTTGCTTCTAAATGCAATGTCGGGACGGAAACCGGTGCTGGAGTCACCCGTCGACATACTGAGTGATCGTGAACTGGAAGTGTTTGAACTGATCGGACGCGGCAGAAGCAGCAATGAAATAGCTGACCAGCTGCATCTGGCGGTGAAAACCATTGAAACATACCGGTCGCGCATCAAGGAGAAAATGTCGTATAAAAATTCAACCGAGCTGGTGTTTAATGCGGTGAAATGGGTTGAAAGCGGGGAGCAGGTGTAG
- the era gene encoding GTPase Era → MTEETPHKSGYAAIIGKPNAGKSTLMNRILGHKISIATHKAQTTRHQVVGIYSDDDTQIVFLDTPGVITPSYELQKAMMKTVERARADADVILLIYDPNDRHPTDEVIELLRSINKPILLVVNKIDLINRKEAEQKAAHLEDRLRIRSIHYVSAVTGEGVDDLIQAIRGLLMPGPPFYPKEDLSEHPVRFFVSELIREQLFLLFHEEIPYSCTVEVVSYEAGEDLDRISANIIVNRKSQKGMLIGKGGEAIKRLGIRSRESIEEFIGKQIFLDLHVKVREKWREKENWVRNLGY, encoded by the coding sequence TTGACTGAAGAAACACCTCACAAATCGGGCTACGCAGCCATTATCGGCAAACCCAATGCGGGCAAATCAACCCTGATGAACCGCATTCTGGGGCATAAGATCTCCATTGCAACGCACAAGGCGCAGACCACAAGGCACCAGGTGGTGGGGATCTACTCTGACGACGACACGCAAATAGTGTTTTTGGATACCCCCGGGGTCATCACCCCCTCCTACGAGCTTCAGAAAGCGATGATGAAAACCGTGGAGCGTGCACGTGCTGATGCAGACGTCATTCTTCTCATTTATGACCCAAATGACCGTCACCCAACCGATGAGGTGATTGAGCTGCTTCGGTCCATCAACAAGCCTATTCTGCTGGTGGTGAACAAGATCGACCTGATCAACCGGAAAGAGGCTGAACAGAAAGCGGCACATCTTGAAGACCGCCTGCGTATCCGCTCGATCCATTACGTATCTGCGGTAACCGGTGAAGGGGTAGACGATCTCATTCAGGCGATTCGCGGACTCCTGATGCCGGGACCTCCTTTCTATCCCAAAGAGGATCTGAGTGAGCACCCGGTCCGTTTCTTTGTCTCCGAGCTTATTCGTGAGCAGCTATTCCTGCTGTTTCATGAGGAGATTCCTTACTCCTGTACGGTTGAGGTGGTGAGTTATGAAGCCGGAGAGGATCTGGACCGCATCAGTGCCAACATTATTGTAAACCGTAAGTCACAAAAGGGCATGCTGATCGGCAAGGGAGGCGAAGCCATCAAGCGGCTGGGCATTCGATCGCGCGAATCAATTGAGGAGTTTATCGGAAAGCAGATCTTCCTCGATCTCCACGTTAAAGTGCGCGAAAAATGGCGCGAAAAAGAGAACTGGGTGAGGAATCTGGGGTACTAG
- a CDS encoding transposase → MKFYPGELYHIFNRGNIRQKVFFESRNYIFFLEKMKTHLTPYCHILAWCLMPNHFHWLIKVKDNHEIERNDLSHLAKSDDQTNNLHSKCSNKQLATHHTSTKVIAQDGFQLLDVSQLNQNIGIMLRSYTRAINNAQKSKGSLFQQGTKSKNVNPGIEFRENYALICFLYILQNPVRAKLSADFSGWPYSAYLDYSGQRNGTLCNKELATELFNLPTDWNEFKEFVSQSLPENFQDHIF, encoded by the coding sequence ATGAAATTTTATCCGGGAGAACTATATCACATCTTTAATCGGGGAAACATCCGACAGAAAGTTTTCTTTGAGAGCAGGAATTACATCTTTTTTCTTGAAAAGATGAAAACTCACCTGACTCCATATTGCCATATTCTGGCTTGGTGTTTAATGCCAAATCATTTTCATTGGCTGATTAAAGTGAAAGATAATCATGAAATTGAACGGAATGATTTATCACATCTTGCTAAATCAGATGATCAAACGAATAATCTTCACAGCAAATGCAGTAATAAGCAACTTGCAACACATCACACATCTACTAAAGTAATTGCACAGGATGGATTTCAGTTGCTCGATGTCAGTCAATTGAATCAAAACATTGGCATTATGCTGAGATCCTACACCAGGGCAATTAACAATGCTCAAAAAAGCAAAGGTTCACTTTTTCAACAAGGCACGAAATCCAAAAATGTAAATCCGGGAATCGAATTCAGAGAGAATTATGCCCTTATCTGCTTTCTGTACATTTTGCAAAATCCTGTCAGGGCCAAGTTATCTGCAGATTTTTCAGGGTGGCCATATTCCGCATATCTTGATTATTCAGGGCAAAGAAATGGAACTCTCTGTAACAAAGAACTCGCAACTGAGTTGTTTAATCTTCCCACTGACTGGAATGAGTTCAAGGAGTTCGTCAGTCAATCTTTGCCTGAAAATTTTCAGGATCATATTTTTTGA
- a CDS encoding C40 family peptidase, translating into MLALFFASCGTVKRGSIPGSAASAAPSPITVESSEDNPSAPAAISAAGPGISRVVQQLHSAHNEWKGTPYLLGGTGMNGIDCSAFTQVVYSEFFGTSLPRNTRRQLSEGQGVRRNNIRPGDLIFFRTGRRTLHVGIAMQNGDFLHASVSGGVMISNLSENYWAGRFLGVRRVL; encoded by the coding sequence TTGCTTGCACTCTTTTTTGCCTCATGCGGCACGGTTAAACGTGGCAGTATTCCGGGCAGTGCGGCATCAGCGGCACCCTCGCCGATAACTGTTGAAAGCTCTGAGGACAATCCCTCAGCACCTGCTGCTATTTCCGCTGCAGGACCAGGCATAAGCAGGGTGGTGCAACAGCTTCACAGTGCACACAATGAGTGGAAGGGTACGCCATACCTGCTGGGCGGGACGGGGATGAACGGTATTGACTGTTCTGCATTTACACAGGTTGTATACAGTGAATTTTTCGGAACCAGCCTTCCCCGTAATACCCGCCGGCAGCTTAGTGAAGGCCAGGGGGTACGGAGGAACAATATACGGCCGGGCGATCTTATCTTTTTTCGAACGGGCAGGCGCACATTGCATGTAGGCATCGCCATGCAAAATGGCGACTTTCTGCACGCATCGGTCTCAGGCGGCGTGATGATCTCAAATCTATCGGAAAACTACTGGGCCGGAAGATTTCTGGGGGTGCGAAGAGTTTTGTAG
- the lexA gene encoding transcriptional repressor LexA, giving the protein MDHAQLTRKQKEFFDYIVSYKNEHDVWPTYREIADEFNYKSPNSVTQNIQALLKKGYLIRGEDEEYDIHPSHEELLGAKRDTGIPVRGLIAAGYLQEAVEADLGRITLETLFPRLDDMFALRVSGMSMKDAGIYDGDFVLLMDSDVKDGDIGAVLYNGETSLKRIYHDKNGLRLEPANEEYDAIVVEPDVFEEVRIIGKYIGHVNRSGIHRAVTRKAS; this is encoded by the coding sequence ATGGATCACGCTCAGCTTACCCGTAAACAGAAGGAATTCTTCGACTACATTGTCAGCTACAAAAATGAACATGACGTCTGGCCCACGTATCGTGAAATTGCCGACGAGTTCAATTATAAGTCGCCCAACAGTGTAACACAAAATATTCAGGCGCTCTTAAAAAAAGGATACCTGATCCGCGGTGAAGATGAAGAATACGACATTCATCCCAGCCATGAAGAGCTTCTGGGAGCCAAACGTGACACGGGCATTCCGGTTCGCGGACTCATTGCGGCCGGTTATCTGCAGGAGGCCGTTGAAGCTGATCTTGGGCGCATTACCCTTGAAACGCTCTTCCCCCGGCTTGATGATATGTTTGCCCTGCGGGTTTCGGGTATGAGCATGAAAGATGCAGGTATTTATGACGGGGATTTTGTGCTGCTGATGGACTCCGATGTGAAAGACGGGGATATCGGTGCGGTGCTTTACAATGGCGAAACAAGTTTAAAAAGAATTTATCACGACAAAAACGGCCTCAGGCTTGAACCTGCAAATGAAGAGTATGATGCCATCGTAGTGGAACCCGATGTGTTTGAGGAAGTGCGGATAATTGGCAAATATATCGGTCATGTTAACCGGTCGGGCATTCACCGCGCTGTTACCCGAAAAGCCAGTTGA
- the mutL gene encoding DNA mismatch repair endonuclease MutL: protein MKQIGESGQSIIRTMPPELSNKIAAGEVIQRPASVAKELLDNAVDAGADRIRLIVQQAGRTLVQVIDNGCGMSESDARLCFERHATSKIESIEDLFRIRTMGFRGEAMASIASISQIEMKTKRYEDDAGTLIEIFGGEETRFEPAATDNGTSIAVRNLFYNVPARRQFLKTDATELKHIIRTFQNMALANTGIEFEMHADGDQLYQLPPQTLEQRVADLFGRQYRASLIPFEEETSYVRIHGLLADPKLAKKSRGEQFFFVNGRPFQHRYLSYVILSLFDAWTKQNEYPFYAIFLDMDPGQVDVNVHPAKMEVKFDDERSIIQLARSVVKKALNEYFVVPDPGRSGSFESDFDLTFDSLGSGNVQNRPEGRDRGEREPMQFPSRINYRQGNRPADGDESAEYLYGEPASPDAESTGDYQSDSEKQSAKTESEKGFWQLHNRYILTQTRTGLCVIDQHAAHKRIIYEKTLSSTEESLPGTQQLLFAQTVELSATDFALLEELLPIIQRMGFSIQLLSGNTAIINGVPADIDIGDERAVLRDMLHQYRDLDNKVKLEARDKVAIAFASRTAIPRGKRLAAQEMEMLIDQLFACSEPYMDPLQKPTLVYMSMDELKNRFR from the coding sequence TTGAAACAAATCGGAGAATCGGGGCAGTCTATTATCCGCACTATGCCCCCGGAACTATCCAACAAAATAGCGGCAGGGGAAGTGATACAGCGTCCCGCATCCGTTGCCAAAGAGCTTCTCGATAATGCTGTGGACGCAGGCGCAGACCGGATCAGGTTGATCGTTCAACAGGCAGGGCGAACTCTTGTGCAGGTTATTGATAACGGCTGCGGTATGTCTGAAAGCGATGCGAGACTTTGTTTTGAGCGACATGCCACATCCAAGATCGAATCCATTGAGGACCTTTTCAGAATCAGAACCATGGGTTTCAGGGGTGAAGCTATGGCATCGATTGCTTCCATCTCACAGATTGAGATGAAAACCAAGCGCTATGAGGACGATGCGGGCACACTGATTGAAATATTCGGTGGAGAAGAAACCCGTTTTGAACCGGCGGCTACGGATAACGGCACCTCAATTGCTGTTCGCAACCTGTTCTACAATGTGCCCGCCCGCCGGCAGTTTTTAAAGACGGATGCAACGGAGCTGAAGCATATCATACGCACCTTTCAGAATATGGCCCTGGCCAATACGGGCATTGAGTTCGAGATGCATGCAGACGGTGACCAGCTCTACCAGCTGCCCCCGCAAACCCTTGAGCAGCGCGTTGCAGACCTGTTCGGCCGCCAATATCGCGCCAGCCTCATACCCTTTGAAGAGGAGACCAGCTATGTCAGGATTCACGGGCTGCTGGCCGATCCGAAACTGGCCAAGAAAAGCCGCGGCGAGCAGTTTTTCTTCGTCAATGGCAGGCCATTTCAGCATCGCTACCTGAGCTATGTTATTCTGAGTCTGTTCGATGCGTGGACCAAGCAGAATGAATATCCTTTTTATGCCATTTTCCTTGATATGGATCCCGGACAGGTGGATGTGAATGTTCACCCCGCCAAGATGGAAGTTAAATTTGACGATGAACGGAGCATTATACAGCTTGCAAGGTCGGTGGTGAAGAAAGCGCTGAACGAATATTTTGTGGTTCCGGATCCTGGAAGGTCGGGAAGTTTTGAGAGTGATTTTGACCTTACTTTTGACTCGCTGGGCTCCGGCAATGTGCAAAACCGGCCTGAGGGGCGCGACAGGGGTGAGAGAGAACCGATGCAATTCCCGTCAAGAATAAACTACAGGCAGGGAAACCGGCCGGCCGACGGTGATGAGAGCGCAGAATATCTGTATGGGGAGCCAGCTTCACCGGATGCAGAGAGCACCGGGGATTACCAATCCGATAGTGAGAAACAGAGCGCCAAAACCGAAAGTGAAAAAGGATTCTGGCAGCTGCATAACCGCTACATTCTAACCCAAACACGGACGGGACTCTGCGTAATCGACCAGCATGCGGCGCACAAACGCATCATCTACGAGAAAACGCTGAGCTCTACCGAAGAATCGCTGCCCGGTACGCAGCAGCTCCTGTTTGCACAAACCGTTGAGCTTAGCGCGACGGATTTTGCACTTCTTGAAGAGCTCCTTCCCATTATTCAGCGAATGGGCTTCAGTATTCAGCTTCTCAGCGGCAATACGGCAATAATCAATGGCGTACCCGCCGATATTGATATCGGTGATGAAAGGGCCGTTCTCCGGGATATGCTGCATCAGTACCGGGACCTTGACAATAAAGTGAAGCTGGAAGCGCGTGACAAGGTGGCCATTGCATTTGCCTCACGAACCGCCATTCCGCGGGGCAAACGACTTGCCGCGCAGGAGATGGAAATGCTGATTGATCAGCTTTTTGCCTGCAGCGAGCCCTATATGGATCCGCTTCAAAAGCCGACCCTGGTGTATATGTCGATGGATGAACTGAAGAACCGGTTTCGGTAG
- a CDS encoding PAS domain-containing sensor histidine kinase, whose product MKEKKIPSYQFSILESILHGVVVTDLKGCVQFWNQSAENILGYKKKDVLNRPASMFKTNGDESLPEILKECRRTGMMDKRWKAVHKNGKRVWLDVRLKLMQADSYPNTDREDESSEQEFCVISMVDIGELKNTQKRLHDNLALTDAIFRTSEDAMIVMNKKGEILIINDAVINLFGYKVNELIGKNVNKLMPYPHNVHHDEFMLSYLLSGKADMIGKRRELQAVRKDGTVFPIELALSEVKNEGEHLFTGIIKDISRRRILEKKILNIGEDERKKIGRELHDGLGQMLTGIRMLSEGLARKLSANALPGADEVEEISGMIQEADQYARVLSRGMVEVDMESNGLTVALENLAKRSSHLTGARVELTDTGPTEIEHHSMALHLYRIAQEAVNNAIKHGNASMVKIRLSSNPQHTSLIVEDNGKGFDREPEVTEFGSDGPCSHGAGLHIMKHRANVMGGILGIDRTEEGITRVRCVVPNNLEYF is encoded by the coding sequence CTGGGATACAAAAAAAAGGACGTATTGAACCGGCCTGCCTCGATGTTTAAAACAAATGGAGACGAAAGTCTGCCAGAAATACTGAAAGAGTGCCGCCGAACGGGGATGATGGATAAGAGATGGAAAGCTGTTCACAAAAACGGCAAACGGGTCTGGCTGGATGTTAGGCTTAAACTGATGCAAGCCGATTCTTATCCCAATACCGACAGAGAGGATGAATCATCAGAACAGGAATTCTGTGTGATTTCGATGGTAGATATTGGAGAACTCAAAAACACACAGAAACGTCTTCATGATAACCTGGCACTGACCGATGCCATCTTTCGCACCAGCGAAGATGCAATGATTGTAATGAACAAGAAGGGAGAAATTCTCATTATAAACGATGCCGTAATCAACTTATTCGGGTACAAGGTAAATGAGCTGATAGGAAAAAATGTAAACAAGCTTATGCCGTATCCGCACAATGTACATCATGATGAATTCATGCTAAGCTACCTGTTGTCGGGTAAGGCTGATATGATTGGAAAACGCCGTGAACTGCAGGCCGTCAGAAAAGATGGAACGGTATTTCCGATTGAGCTTGCATTGAGCGAAGTGAAAAATGAGGGTGAACATCTTTTTACGGGAATCATTAAGGATATTAGCCGAAGGCGAATCCTCGAAAAGAAGATTCTGAACATCGGTGAGGATGAAAGAAAAAAAATCGGAAGAGAACTGCATGACGGATTGGGGCAAATGCTCACAGGCATCAGAATGCTCTCGGAGGGTTTGGCTAGAAAACTTTCAGCAAATGCGCTTCCCGGTGCCGACGAGGTTGAGGAGATTTCAGGGATGATTCAGGAGGCGGATCAATATGCAAGGGTTTTATCGAGGGGTATGGTTGAAGTTGATATGGAGTCAAATGGCCTTACGGTAGCCCTTGAAAATCTTGCCAAACGGTCATCTCACCTCACTGGTGCCCGGGTGGAGCTGACAGATACCGGACCTACGGAGATAGAACATCATTCCATGGCTCTGCATCTCTACCGTATTGCACAAGAGGCAGTCAACAATGCGATTAAACATGGAAATGCAAGCATGGTGAAGATACGGCTCTCATCCAATCCTCAGCACACTTCTCTTATAGTCGAAGATAACGGTAAAGGATTTGACAGGGAGCCGGAGGTAACTGAATTTGGCTCTGACGGACCATGCAGCCATGGGGCCGGGCTTCATATCATGAAGCACAGGGCGAACGTGATGGGTGGGATTTTGGGAATTGACCGTACGGAAGAAGGAATCACCAGGGTTCGCTGCGTGGTGCCGAATAATCTGGAGTATTTCTAA
- the icd gene encoding NADP-dependent isocitrate dehydrogenase → MSYDKLEKPSKGTVVTKNEDGTLKVGNDPIIPFIEGDGIGIDITPAMKHVVNSAVKKAYGGEKEINWFEVYAGEKALEVYGNDDWLPEDTLKAFQEYLVGIKGPLTTPVGGGIRSLNVAIRQKLDLFACVRPVKYYKGTPSPVKQPELTDMVIFRENTEDIYAGIEYQTGTDENRKVRDFLINEMGTTNIRFPETSSLGIKPISIEGTKRLVRAAINYAVEQKRDSVTLVHKGNIMKFTEGSFKNWGYELAKEEFGAEEIDGGPWCKLPNGIVVKDVIADAFLQQILTRPDEYDVIATMNLNGDYISDALAACVGGIGIAPGANINYDTGIAVFEATHGTAPKYTGQDKVNPGSLILSAVMMLRYLGWGEAADLIEKGLETAISNKKVTYDFERLMEGATLLKTSEFGEEIVSNM, encoded by the coding sequence ATGAGCTATGACAAGTTAGAAAAACCTTCAAAGGGAACCGTTGTAACGAAGAATGAAGACGGCACCCTGAAGGTAGGCAACGACCCTATTATTCCGTTCATTGAAGGAGACGGAATCGGTATTGATATCACGCCCGCAATGAAGCATGTGGTAAACAGTGCCGTTAAAAAGGCCTATGGCGGGGAGAAGGAAATTAATTGGTTTGAGGTATATGCCGGAGAAAAGGCACTTGAGGTGTACGGAAATGACGATTGGCTCCCTGAAGATACGCTGAAGGCTTTTCAGGAGTACCTGGTTGGAATTAAAGGCCCCCTAACCACGCCGGTAGGCGGCGGCATTCGTTCTCTGAATGTTGCAATCCGACAAAAACTGGACCTCTTCGCATGTGTGCGTCCTGTGAAATACTATAAGGGAACACCAAGCCCGGTTAAGCAGCCTGAACTGACCGATATGGTAATCTTTCGTGAAAATACAGAAGACATCTATGCCGGTATCGAGTATCAAACCGGCACAGATGAAAACAGAAAGGTAAGGGATTTTCTCATCAACGAGATGGGAACCACCAATATCCGCTTCCCTGAGACATCTTCACTGGGTATCAAGCCGATCTCCATTGAGGGGACAAAACGCCTGGTTCGCGCAGCTATCAATTACGCTGTAGAACAGAAACGCGACAGCGTGACGCTGGTTCACAAGGGCAATATCATGAAATTTACAGAGGGAAGCTTCAAGAACTGGGGCTATGAGCTGGCCAAAGAGGAGTTTGGCGCAGAAGAGATTGACGGCGGTCCCTGGTGTAAATTGCCAAACGGCATCGTAGTCAAGGACGTGATTGCGGATGCTTTTCTGCAGCAAATTCTTACACGTCCCGACGAGTACGACGTGATCGCCACCATGAATCTGAACGGCGACTATATCTCTGACGCCCTGGCAGCCTGTGTAGGGGGTATCGGGATCGCACCGGGTGCCAACATCAATTACGACACGGGTATTGCGGTGTTTGAAGCTACACACGGTACAGCTCCCAAGTACACCGGGCAGGATAAAGTGAATCCGGGTTCACTGATCCTCTCTGCCGTAATGATGCTGCGGTATCTGGGCTGGGGTGAAGCGGCCGACCTTATCGAAAAAGGTCTGGAAACAGCCATCAGCAACAAGAAGGTCACCTACGACTTCGAACGACTTATGGAGGGTGCCACCCTGCTCAAGACCTCTGAATTCGGAGAAGAGATCGTAAGCAACATGTGA
- a CDS encoding TonB-dependent receptor plug domain-containing protein — MKSASNLLIPLFILLSACATTERTTDSGDSSQTETSESSSVDPSISLLKQIRMLPGIYVESRGGELNVYLRGQYSFNAETRVLFVVNNVPIGRDFNALDSMVNVEDIQSIRVMRAIESAQLYGLRGSSGAIVIKTK, encoded by the coding sequence ATGAAATCAGCATCTAATCTGCTCATTCCCCTGTTTATACTACTTTCCGCTTGCGCGACAACCGAACGGACAACAGATAGCGGAGACAGCTCACAAACTGAAACTTCTGAGAGCAGCAGCGTCGATCCATCCATTTCGCTACTGAAACAGATCCGCATGCTGCCGGGTATTTATGTCGAGAGCCGTGGCGGCGAGCTGAATGTCTATCTGCGGGGACAGTACTCTTTCAATGCGGAGACGAGGGTGTTGTTTGTAGTAAACAATGTACCGATTGGGCGCGATTTCAATGCTCTTGACAGCATGGTTAATGTTGAAGACATACAAAGCATACGGGTGATGCGTGCCATTGAGTCGGCACAGCTTTATGGACTTCGCGGCTCATCAGGAGCTATTGTTATCAAAACAAAATAG